A stretch of Rhinopithecus roxellana isolate Shanxi Qingling chromosome 12, ASM756505v1, whole genome shotgun sequence DNA encodes these proteins:
- the MOB3C gene encoding MOB kinase activator 3C, which produces MALCLKQVFAKDKTFRPRKRFEPGTQRFELYKKAQASLKSGLDLRSVVRLPPGENIDDWIAVHVVDFFNRINLIYGTMAERCSETSCPVMAGGPRYEYRWQDERQYRRPAKLSAPRYMALLMDWIEGLINDEEVFPTRVGVPFPKNFQQVCTKILTRLFRVFVHVYIHHFDSILSMGAEAHVNTCYKHFYYFIREFSLVDQRELEPLREMTERICH; this is translated from the exons ATGGCCCTGTGCCTGAAGCAGGTGTTCGCCAAGGACAAGACGTTCCGGCCGCGGAAGCGCTTTGAGCCGGGCACACAGCGCTTTGAGCTGTACAAGAAGGCACAGGCCTCTCTCAAGTCGGGCCTGGACCTACGCAGTGTGGTGAGGCTGCCACCGGGGGAGAACATCGACGACTGGATCGCTGTGCACGTGGTGGACTTCTTCAACCGCATCAACCTCATCTACGGCACCATGGCTGAGCGCTGCAGTGAGACCAGCTGCCCGGTCATGGCCGGTGGGCCCCGCTACGAGTACCGCTGGCAAGATGAGCGCCAGTACCGGCGGCCAGCCAAGCTCTCTGCGCCACGCTATATGGCATTGCTCATGGACTGGATCGAAGGCCTTATCAACGACGAAGAGGTCTTTCCCACGCGTGTTG GAGTTCCCTTCCCTAAGAACTTCCAGCAGGTCTGCACCAAGATCCTGACCCGCCTCTTCCGAGTCTTTGTCCATGTCTACATCCACCACTTCGATAGCATCCTCAGCATGGGGGCAGAGGCACACGTCAACACCTGCTACAAGCACTTCTACTACTTCATCCGCGAGTTCAGTCTGGTGGACCAGCGGGAGCTGGAGCCACTG AGGGAGATGACAGAGCGGATCTGCCACTGA